The genomic region GTCCTGCCAAGCCGTGCGGTTGCGATATTGAATCCCATGCCGAAAAGGCCAAGTTTGGAGAGGGGATCATTCCCAGAATAGCCGGCCTTAAGTGCATTCTGGAGTTGTTCGGGTGTCATACCCGGGCCATCATCACGGACTTTAATCGAAACGTCAGGATCATTTTCGAATTGGGTTGAACTTGGGAGGGTGATCCAAACATTCCCTCCGCCGGTTTCCATCAGGGCATCGATTGAATTGTCTATTAGCTCGGCGAGACATTGCCAATTATCAAACTCAATTTGCCCGAGCATTCGCAAGACGCGAGGATTCGGGGTGAGGTCAATTTCCCCGATTTTTTGTTTACCGTTCTCAAGTTCCCCCATTTCCCACTCCAAAAATTATTAAGTTTATTGTTATAGGAAGCGTGACGATTAATCTTTCTTAATACCGATGTTCCCAAAACGAGTGAAGATTTTATTTACCTCTGGAAGAAACAATCCGTGTACCCTCAGGTGCGATTTTTTAGATGGTTGACATTTTCTCCCCAGAGAAGCGTAGCAAGATCATGGCCTCGATAAAAGGAAAGGATACTAAGATCGAGCTCATGCTTCGCAAGGCACTTTGGAAGGAAGGAATCCGGGGGTATCGTGTCAATACGAAATTACCTGGGAAACCGGATATTGTTTTTACAAAATATAAGGTTGCGATTTTTTGCGACGGTGATTTCTGGCATGGGAAGGATTTTGATGAATTGAAGAATCGGTTGAATCCGTACTGGATAGAGAAAATCCAAAAAAATATTGAACGTGACGAGAAAAATGATACTCGCCTATCAAAAGAAGAATGGATTGTTTTGCATTTTTGGGAAAGTGATATCCTAAAAAATTTGGAAGGATGCATCTCCAAAATCCAAAGAACAACACAATTACGAGAATAACACGGTGAAAACTTATTCTTTTGGAGTTTCAAGATTCCGAATGAATTTCGTTAGTTCATCAATTTGCAATGCTACGGTGTCAATTTTGTTGAGTAAATCTCTCAGGTCTGATCTATTTAATGGGAAGGGTTCACCAGATGATATGAGTACTGTAGGGTTAGTTGGATCAATCTTACAATGGGCTAATTTATTCCTTAAATCAGCCACCTGCATCAATTTACCTACCATTCCAGAAAATTTCGGATCTGTTTTAATGTCATATTTGTCTAGGATTTTTGCCAAGACCTTCTTTTTCCCTTCTAATGGGAGATATGATCCTTCTAATACATAATCGTGGAAATCATCCCTGAGAAAAACTTGGATTTTGAAATACTCAGCGAAAAATTCATTTAATTTTAGTTCAAGATCAATGACTTTGGAAATGACAAATCCTCGCAAAAAAATAATATTTTGGCTTCGTCGAATATTTTTATCAATAATTAATTTCAATCTTTCAGCTACATCTTTTCCTTCCATAAATTCGATGAAGCCAAAACGACTGACCTGTTTCAAGAGTTCTATATCATTAGAAATTTCAGGAACGACAGAATAGAGAAGAATATCGATGAGTTTCTCTTTTTTACGAACTAGTTTAATTATATCAATTCCTGTAAATTCCTCTGAAATATTATAATCAGTAACAATAATTTCAATATTCTGGTTTTGATTAATGAATGCTTCTACTTTATCCCCTTCTTCATCATAAAGAAGAATTAAATTAAAACCTAACTCTTTGAGATGTTGTCTAACTTCCTCAATTTGGTCATCGACTACTGATTTCTTATCTTCCACCCAAACAACTGTAAAATCGTCGCTCATCTAAAAATTACCTCAAAGCATGCCCCTTTTTCCATCCCCGGAAGATTGTTCCCGATAAATCTAATCTCACCTTTGTTCTGGCCAATAAGTTTATTGACATAAAATAATCCGAGGCCTGATCCATTCGTCGTTGTATATCCCCTATTGAATATGTGTTTTATTTTTGTGTCTGGGATACCTCCACCATTGTCGGAGATAAAAATATGTAGTTCGTTAACTTGCTTTTCATATTTTATTCGTATCCATGATGCGCCCGCTTTTCTCGAATTGTCAACCAAATTTTCGAAAATTATTGAAATCTCTAGCGGTTTAAATTTATATGGAAAAATAAGGGTCTCATTTTCATATTTTATCTTTAAATCCTGTTTATTTCCAAGTAGAATCCGATCAAGATACTCTTTTGTGAATTGGACTAGATCACGTTTAATAGATTCAACTTTTGTATCGAACGATGCCAAACTGACATAACTTGATAATACCCGGATTTTGTCATTTTCAATTTTGATATCGTCAACTAAAGGTATCATCTCACTTGAGTCCTTTCCCTCTTTGATAAGCTGATTAAGTCTTTTGAGAATTCTCTCAATAGTAAAAGTTGTAATTTTTATTGAATGATTTAAGCTCATCAGTACATCTTTGTCTGCGGATACTGCTTGTTCGAGAAAAAGGGAGGACTTTTTGGCAGCTTCTAGGTCTTCTACAATATCAGCTTTTTCCTCCTCTAAAATTTTTATTCCAATGCGAGCTGCTTTCAATTGGCTTTCAATATATTTTCTTGCAGGTGCAGATTTTACATGAACTTTCAGTGATTCAATGTTTTTCATTACTTCTGAAAGTTTTTCGACTTGTTTCTCCTTCGCAATCTGGAAAAGGTTAGGGTTTATTTCCAAATCTTTTTCGGGATCATTGATCATGCCCACGAGTTTATTGATAAGTTTTAAGCTGTCCTCTTTAATTTCTGTCGGAGTTTTCGCATCGGAGTCCCAATCTATGCCTTCGACGACATACCTTTCCAGTCTCCTAAGCACTTTTTTATGGAAAAAATCGTTCAGCTGGTTAAAGGCATCTGTCTTGATGACTCCTCCATCTCTGCTTGATACTTCCTTGAACCCAGGCTGGTAACCGTTAACTTCGATGCGTCCCATTAATTCCCGATTAGAAAGGTATCTTTTATACCCTTGTCCCTTCCTTCCTTCAAGTCCTAACCAATCATCTCCCTCATCCCCGTATGGATGAACACGGAATCGGTTTTTGTACAAGAATATTGATCCATACCTGAATGGTTGCAATCCCATTATTCTTGAAAAAGCTTGTTTCGCTTCTTTATTCAGAAAAAAGATCTTAATATTGATATTTTTTAACAGTCGATAATCATTTTTTTCTTCGAGACTGAAGATGAATTCATTTTTATCGTAAAGTTTCGTAACTATTTTCTCACCAGTCTCATTTACCTGACAACTAATTTGGGTCGTTTTTATTCCAAGTTTTTCAAAAACAATATTTTTTACTATACCATTGATAACTTTGATATCCCATTCTTTGTCTTTTTTCTTTGCCTCCTCAATGTTTTTCTTATCTTCTTGAACAAATTCCTCGGCCTCTAAAGAGATCTCGATCTCGGTGATTTCACCGGTTTCTGAAGGATTTATTAATCTCTGAAGGTACCTTTTTAAATCTAATAATTTTTTCTCATCCCAGGTATCATTCAGTGAAGAGATTATGAGAATTGTGCCGTTATTAAAATCCTTTTGGATACCGTAATCTTTTATTTTGGTTTTACTGACTTTTTCATAATCTACCTTAATTGTATGGAATTCTTTTTTTGGGTCTTCTTCAAATTTTTTCCAATTTAACTGGAGTTGTTGATATTCTTTTTCCCCTTCTTTTTTTGTTAATAATATGAGGTCGCTTCCCAAACGATCGCAAGAAAATCGGCCAATACCTTTTTGGCCTGCAAATATCCTATTCCCAATAATTTTTTTACGATAATTCGGATTTTCCCCGTCTAATGATTTCTCAAAATCTTTTTTATCAGAGTAACCGACGAAAAGCCATTTATTGAGCAGATCTTCATATGACATCCCCGAGCCATCATCAATAATAAGAATTCTAGATCCTTTTGATTTATTTTCATCCTTAATGTTTTCAAAAAGGATCCTTACTTTTTTTGCATTTGCATCATACGAATTTTTGACAAGCTCAAAGATTGCCATTAAATCATTAGTAATTAATTCACGACCAATGATATTCTTTAAACCAGAGCTGATTTTGAAATCAAGTTCGTGCTCCATTTAACCCATCGCCTTCAATACAATCCCCGCTTGTTCAACAAATAAAGGCGGTATCGCGTTGCCTACCTGAGTGTACCGGGGAACCTCAGAAGTTCTTAACGTACCGCCGGTCGTATACTTATCCTTGAACTCGAACCAATCATTGAATGATTGGAGACGGGCAAATTCCCTTACCGTAAGGACCCGTGGTTCGGAATAATGGATATAGTCATCAGTTAACGTTGTAAGGGTTGGGCTCGGCTGGTTTGGGTCCATGGGAGTGATGCTTTGTTTCTTTAGGTTAAGATCCTCTTTTGTGACGCTACTTATGTTCTTGTTCCGGGGGTACGTGTCCAAATAAAATTGGAATCGTTCCATTGTCTTATTCCTGTGGTTAACGAACCTGTGGCTATCTGGGTTTTTTGTGTAATCCCCTTTCATGACTTTTTGGTACTCGCTTTGAATCGGCCCATACACACCAAATTGAAAATTCGGGAATTCGGAAGATTTTATCTTGCCATGTCGCTGTTCAAGATCTGATATTGCATCCCAGGCCGTAGATATTTCAGGTAACCCTTTTTCATGGAGGAACGATTTTTTATTTTCCTTAAGGTTTTCAAAGAAAGTTGCAGCATTTCCCTCGTTTATTCCCACAAGGATAAACCTTCTTCTCCGCTGGGGAACACCATATTCCGAAAAATTAATTATCCTTGGTTCTACGTCATATCCCAATGATTCTAATTTTTTCTGGACAATTTCCGAGTAGATCTTGCCGTCCGAGGGTTTCTTTACGAATTTTGCCGTAAATCCCCGAACATTTTCGAAGAAAACCATTTTTGGCTTGACAAGTTCCACAAAGTCCAGGTAAGAATTGACAAGCTGGTTCCGGTGATCCTGTTCATCACGCTTCCCAGCAAATGAGAATCCTTGGCATGGCGGGCCTCCTGCAATCAAGTCAACTTCGCCTTCAAGTGCCTTTAGTTCTTTAGCATGTTCTTTCAGGACAACTTTGATGTCATGAGCTTTAGGAGATAGCCAATCAGGCCAATCAAAATGTTGGTGTTTATCTATCAAGTTATGCTTGAGGGTCGCGAAAGCCATCTGGTTTTTTTCAATCGCAAAGAGCCCTTTCCATCCAGCGTTGTGTAAGCCCAGAGATAGTCCGCCGCATCCGGCAAAAAGGTCGATATAATTTTCTGGGCGATCGGCCATGCTACAAGTTTTACTTTTATGCCTATATTATAACTTGTTAATGTGGTGTGAATATATATCTGGGCTAGCCCACGCGGCAAGGGGCGCCAGCCCCTTTTGAGCGTCAATCCACTCACACCTTCGTTTTATAGACTCGCTCGTATTGTAAAACTAGGTTGCCCTTTTCTTCCTTGGTAGTCAAACGAAAAAAATCGCCTGGATTAATCTCTTTGGATTTAACGACGTCAGAAGGGATTGTGAGATCGAGAGAATTGGAACCAAAGTGGTACCGGGACTTAACAATAATTTCCTTCTGAACCATATCTCCCAATTGGAGATATGCACATATAGGGATTAATGCACAAATAGAATATGGTATATACCATGTGCATAGATTTATCCTCCCCGCCGCCAACACTAACTCCGGTGCACTGGTGACAAATATTCGTCAACCCCGTACCCCGGAGAAACACACCGGTGAGGATACCCCCGGCTTTAACCGATACGTCTGAACACGGTGCTCCGGCGGCCCGGGAAAATATCACCAGTCACCAGAATAGTAACGAAATAAGTATCAAAGAAGAGACCTGTTTTTTCCATCCAAAAGAGATTAAAAAAAATAAAAGAACTTCAAGTGACCAGCTCGCCACCCCCGGAACAGCCCCCACGCCGAAGCCGCTCCAATCCCAATGAATACCGCTGTAAGGCCGAACCAGCCGATGCCAATCCCGCATTCACCCCCGCTCGAATAAATCTCCGCGCACCTGGCAGAAACAATCACGAAGATCACGATCAGGTTTGCGATGCAGAGGATAAGGAGAATGGCATAACAAAGGGTCTGATACTCATCCGAGGATAGTACTTTGATAAGAAAATCTCTTGACATAATCACTCCTTGTTGGTTTTTCGAGAGAATTCTTCCCCAGTTCATTCCCGGCCGCCATCCCTGCATTCTTCCCGTGGATCAGCCTTAAAGACATTCGCCCCCGCCGGACTAAGGGTATCCCGGAGCGGATTTCCTTAATCCGGCACTTAACATTTCTAACGCGCTCGTCTACCATTCAGGGATCCGGTAGATGGTTGCGTTAGAATCGTTATATAACGCGTGACAAAACCCCTATTCGTGGACAGCCGGGGGTTGTCCCAAAAAGAAAAAACGGGTCAATGCGATGCGACGAACATCGCAAAAAGACCCGGTCAGCCCGGGAGGACCATGATAATCAGCGTATTTTTTTACCAGGATTATCGCGTCTTCGGGTTGACACCAAAGGAAGTGATAGCATAGAAACCACAAACAGAAGTAAAAACGCTCCTGCCGGTACCCGGCAGGATACCATGCTGGTCAGGAAAGAAAAACAGCCATTATCTCCGGTTCGGGAGGTATCCCGCAAGACGGAGATACTCGGCACCGGCTTCCGGTCACGTTCTCACCGGAAAACACAAAAGAACCCGGACGGGGATGATGATGGCAACGAGGAACACTGATGATGAATCGCCCGGCAGGCGGAGGCGGGCACGGGATACCAAAGAGTAGATCCGTGACCGAGGGGGAAATCCCCCTCTACCTGCTGCCCCGGGCAATTGCCCGGCAGATCAACCGGATAGGCGATTCGGTGTACCGGGTCAGCGTGAAGCGGACGCACTGGCATCATTACAACATTTCCATCCGGACAAAATCCCTGCCAAAGGAACTTGCCCCGCCGCGGGTTACCGGAGAACGTTCCCGGGATTCCATCGTGG from Methanoregula sp. harbors:
- a CDS encoding very short patch repair endonuclease, which codes for MVDIFSPEKRSKIMASIKGKDTKIELMLRKALWKEGIRGYRVNTKLPGKPDIVFTKYKVAIFCDGDFWHGKDFDELKNRLNPYWIEKIQKNIERDEKNDTRLSKEEWIVLHFWESDILKNLEGCISKIQRTTQLRE
- a CDS encoding ATP-binding protein, with the translated sequence MEHELDFKISSGLKNIIGRELITNDLMAIFELVKNSYDANAKKVRILFENIKDENKSKGSRILIIDDGSGMSYEDLLNKWLFVGYSDKKDFEKSLDGENPNYRKKIIGNRIFAGQKGIGRFSCDRLGSDLILLTKKEGEKEYQQLQLNWKKFEEDPKKEFHTIKVDYEKVSKTKIKDYGIQKDFNNGTILIISSLNDTWDEKKLLDLKRYLQRLINPSETGEITEIEISLEAEEFVQEDKKNIEEAKKKDKEWDIKVINGIVKNIVFEKLGIKTTQISCQVNETGEKIVTKLYDKNEFIFSLEEKNDYRLLKNINIKIFFLNKEAKQAFSRIMGLQPFRYGSIFLYKNRFRVHPYGDEGDDWLGLEGRKGQGYKRYLSNRELMGRIEVNGYQPGFKEVSSRDGGVIKTDAFNQLNDFFHKKVLRRLERYVVEGIDWDSDAKTPTEIKEDSLKLINKLVGMINDPEKDLEINPNLFQIAKEKQVEKLSEVMKNIESLKVHVKSAPARKYIESQLKAARIGIKILEEEKADIVEDLEAAKKSSLFLEQAVSADKDVLMSLNHSIKITTFTIERILKRLNQLIKEGKDSSEMIPLVDDIKIENDKIRVLSSYVSLASFDTKVESIKRDLVQFTKEYLDRILLGNKQDLKIKYENETLIFPYKFKPLEISIIFENLVDNSRKAGASWIRIKYEKQVNELHIFISDNGGGIPDTKIKHIFNRGYTTTNGSGLGLFYVNKLIGQNKGEIRFIGNNLPGMEKGACFEVIFR
- a CDS encoding DNA cytosine methyltransferase; the protein is MADRPENYIDLFAGCGGLSLGLHNAGWKGLFAIEKNQMAFATLKHNLIDKHQHFDWPDWLSPKAHDIKVVLKEHAKELKALEGEVDLIAGGPPCQGFSFAGKRDEQDHRNQLVNSYLDFVELVKPKMVFFENVRGFTAKFVKKPSDGKIYSEIVQKKLESLGYDVEPRIINFSEYGVPQRRRRFILVGINEGNAATFFENLKENKKSFLHEKGLPEISTAWDAISDLEQRHGKIKSSEFPNFQFGVYGPIQSEYQKVMKGDYTKNPDSHRFVNHRNKTMERFQFYLDTYPRNKNISSVTKEDLNLKKQSITPMDPNQPSPTLTTLTDDYIHYSEPRVLTVREFARLQSFNDWFEFKDKYTTGGTLRTSEVPRYTQVGNAIPPLFVEQAGIVLKAMG